In Zhaonella formicivorans, one DNA window encodes the following:
- a CDS encoding TRAP transporter small permease yields the protein MRKIDKVIDQFEEFVLSASIILMAIILIVNVFFRTVLNSSLTFAEEVGQFLVIVNTFMGISYCAKKARHINMSAVFDLVPLKVKKIFMLVISSLTSVSMFYLAYLAMQYVQKVAMLGRVSPALRIPMEYFFIFVPLGFFTAGIQYARNFIKNIREKDVYLSDQRKFESAGGESGWF from the coding sequence ATGAGAAAAATAGATAAGGTTATTGACCAGTTTGAGGAGTTTGTGCTAAGCGCCTCTATTATCCTAATGGCAATAATCCTGATTGTTAATGTTTTTTTCAGGACTGTTTTAAACAGCAGCCTGACTTTTGCTGAAGAGGTCGGGCAATTTCTGGTCATTGTCAATACTTTCATGGGCATAAGTTACTGTGCTAAAAAGGCAAGACATATCAACATGTCAGCTGTTTTCGATTTGGTGCCTTTGAAGGTCAAAAAGATATTTATGCTTGTTATTTCCAGTTTAACTTCAGTTTCCATGTTTTATTTAGCTTATTTGGCGATGCAGTATGTACAAAAAGTAGCCATGCTAGGCAGGGTATCGCCTGCCTTAAGAATTCCAATGGAATATTTCTTCATCTTTGTACCGCTGGGGTTTTTTACTGCCGGAATTCAGTATGCCCGCAACTTCATTAAAAATATCAGGGAAAAAGACGTTTACCTTTCTGATCAGAGAAAATTTGAAAGTGCCGGAGGTGAAAGCGGATGGTTTTAA
- a CDS encoding TRAP transporter large permease, whose protein sequence is MVLTLVATMLFFLILGFPMFMSMLVAPLIVMLLYIPQLDPALLTQQLIAGVQPFVLLAVPMFIFAADLMCVGQTANRLLDFVEAFVGHIRGGLAITTSAACAFFGSISGSCQATVVAIGKPMRQRMLQAGYHDSNVMALIINAAELALLIPPSIAMLMYAVVTGSSVSELFIAGIGPGLLILLFLAVYNWFMAKRENIPVIPKASWRERFRVTKRALYTFGFPLIILGGIYTGFFSPTEAAAVSVLYALILELFIYKSITVKDIPRIALSTGLVTSAVFILVAGGNAFSWVITFARIPQLLTDNLLGSNPSALTVLFAVTISYFIACMFVDSIVAILVLTPIFFPLAMQAGIDPIHLGIIITLQAAIGASTPPFGCDIFTAVAVFERPYFEVIRKAPPYIAIFVLGNILLIFFPQIALFLRDVVMR, encoded by the coding sequence ATGGTTTTAACACTGGTTGCAACTATGTTGTTTTTTCTCATCTTGGGTTTCCCAATGTTCATGTCAATGCTTGTAGCCCCTTTGATAGTCATGCTGCTCTATATACCCCAGCTTGATCCGGCACTTTTAACGCAGCAGCTGATTGCGGGCGTGCAACCTTTTGTACTCTTGGCAGTGCCCATGTTTATCTTTGCCGCCGATTTAATGTGCGTAGGTCAGACGGCTAACCGGCTACTGGACTTTGTGGAGGCTTTTGTAGGTCATATCCGCGGAGGTCTTGCTATTACTACCTCTGCCGCCTGTGCCTTTTTCGGCTCCATTTCCGGTTCATGCCAGGCAACGGTGGTTGCTATTGGCAAACCTATGCGACAAAGGATGCTGCAGGCCGGCTATCATGACAGTAACGTCATGGCATTGATCATCAACGCTGCCGAACTGGCGCTGCTTATACCTCCCAGCATCGCTATGTTGATGTATGCCGTGGTAACAGGTTCTTCGGTCAGTGAACTCTTTATAGCAGGAATTGGTCCCGGGTTGTTAATATTATTATTCCTGGCAGTCTATAACTGGTTCATGGCCAAGAGAGAAAATATTCCTGTAATCCCAAAAGCCAGCTGGCGGGAAAGATTCAGGGTAACGAAAAGGGCTTTGTATACCTTTGGCTTCCCTCTAATCATCTTAGGCGGAATCTATACCGGGTTCTTCAGCCCCACTGAGGCGGCAGCGGTATCAGTCCTTTACGCCCTTATTCTTGAGCTGTTTATCTACAAGTCAATAACAGTCAAAGATATTCCAAGGATTGCCTTGTCAACAGGTTTGGTAACTTCGGCAGTATTTATTCTGGTAGCGGGCGGAAATGCTTTTTCCTGGGTGATTACATTTGCCCGGATTCCCCAGCTTTTGACCGACAATTTACTTGGTTCAAACCCTAGTGCCTTAACTGTATTGTTTGCAGTAACAATTTCATATTTTATTGCATGCATGTTCGTCGATTCCATTGTGGCCATACTGGTATTGACCCCTATTTTCTTCCCGCTGGCAATGCAGGCAGGGATTGACCCGATTCACTTGGGGATAATTATCACTTTGCAGGCAGCTATTGGGGCTTCCACTCCGCCCTTCGGGTGTGATATTTTCACAGCAGTTGCCGTATTTGAGAGGCCTTATTTTGAGGTCATCAGAAAGGCTCCACCATATATAGCCATATTTGTGCTTGGGAATATTCTTCTGATTTTCTTCCCGCAAATTGCGTTGTTTTTAAGAGATGTAGTTATGAGGTGA
- a CDS encoding M20 metallopeptidase family protein — MDIKKEVALLNDELIKLRQDFHMHPELGYEEYRTSKIVANYLEECGLEVKTVAKTGVVGLLRGREQGRTVLLRADMDALAQTEMNDVPYKSVYEGKMHACGHDGHTAMLLVAAKILSRCRDQLKGNIKFVFQPNEETAGALDMINEGILENPRVDAAFGLHLWTPIESGKIGLVAGPTMAANEEFELAIIGKAGHTSSPQTAVDPIIVAATIVQSLQTVQTRESSVLTPTLIMFGKIQGGTGRNIIADKVELGGTIRYLYEDEVRNKELLKEKFERVIKGICAAMRAEYEMKYIPSNPSVMNDPKMVELVRTAVKETLGSESVIVPYLCMAGDDFAEFTHRVPSAYYFVGTGNKEKGTDYPHHHPRFNIDEDTLATGVELHVRTALAFLND, encoded by the coding sequence ATGGATATAAAAAAGGAAGTTGCCCTTTTAAACGATGAGTTGATTAAGCTGAGACAGGATTTTCATATGCATCCCGAACTGGGGTATGAGGAATACAGGACTTCTAAAATTGTAGCAAATTATCTTGAGGAATGCGGGTTGGAGGTTAAGACTGTAGCCAAAACAGGCGTGGTGGGCTTACTGCGGGGACGAGAACAGGGCCGGACGGTGCTCCTGCGTGCCGATATGGATGCCCTTGCCCAGACTGAAATGAATGACGTTCCCTATAAATCAGTTTACGAGGGTAAAATGCACGCCTGCGGCCATGACGGTCACACCGCTATGCTGCTGGTTGCGGCGAAAATCTTGTCCCGCTGCAGGGATCAGCTAAAAGGAAACATCAAGTTTGTATTTCAGCCCAACGAGGAGACTGCCGGTGCTTTGGACATGATCAACGAGGGTATTCTGGAAAACCCCCGTGTGGATGCTGCCTTTGGACTCCATCTATGGACGCCTATTGAAAGCGGGAAAATAGGGTTGGTGGCCGGTCCTACCATGGCAGCTAACGAAGAGTTTGAGCTGGCAATTATCGGTAAGGCAGGCCATACCTCTTCACCTCAAACGGCTGTGGACCCGATTATAGTAGCGGCTACTATTGTGCAGAGCTTGCAGACCGTGCAGACCAGGGAGTCCAGTGTTTTAACCCCCACCTTAATCATGTTCGGGAAAATACAGGGTGGCACGGGTCGCAACATTATAGCCGATAAAGTAGAGCTGGGGGGCACCATCAGGTATCTCTACGAAGATGAGGTCAGGAATAAAGAGCTGCTCAAGGAAAAATTTGAAAGAGTGATTAAGGGTATCTGCGCAGCAATGAGAGCGGAGTATGAGATGAAGTATATCCCCAGCAACCCGTCTGTAATGAATGATCCTAAGATGGTGGAGCTGGTAAGAACAGCTGTTAAAGAGACTCTGGGCAGCGAAAGTGTAATTGTACCATATCTCTGTATGGCAGGTGACGATTTTGCGGAATTCACCCACCGGGTACCCAGCGCCTACTACTTTGTAGGCACTGGCAATAAGGAGAAGGGTACCGATTATCCTCACCACCATCCCCGGTTTAACATTGATGAGGATACCCTGGCCACCGGTGTAGAGCTGCATGTGCGTACCGCTTTAGCTTTCTTAAATGATTAG
- the glyA gene encoding serine hydroxymethyltransferase, with the protein MIWSIKDIDELLQKHIAYRESCLNLIASENYSSPTVRNYLTSDFGNRYGCYVTLKPEEREYRGNKFIHEFEIATQKLVGEVFKATYVDLRPIGGHMAGVATVLGLLSPGDLVFEIHLKDWGHGLVGPMRTVSHFNQTIRVDSIPFDEDRMVDLDNLLKMIHEQKPKMIIFGGSGMLFPEPIKEVKAIAQQEGIILAHDSSHVTGLIAGGVFPNPLDEGVDVMFGSTHKSFPGPQGGFIASRNLELFEKIGNTLASALVTSHHLNRLPALAVAMLEMKKFGRAYGEQVIKNSKALGKAMEECGFKVVGARKGYSETHLILVDVREFGGGKKVSLQLEEANILCSDDFGQLDNEIRIGTAEVTRRGMKEAEMKQIAELIKRVIIDKEDIAGVAKDVSNYARMYLGCEYSL; encoded by the coding sequence ATGATTTGGAGCATAAAAGACATAGACGAATTGTTGCAAAAACACATAGCCTACAGAGAAAGTTGCTTGAACCTAATAGCATCTGAAAACTACTCCAGCCCCACTGTCCGTAACTATTTGACTTCGGACTTTGGCAACCGCTACGGCTGCTATGTAACATTAAAGCCTGAAGAAAGAGAGTACCGGGGAAACAAATTTATCCATGAGTTTGAGATTGCCACACAGAAATTAGTTGGCGAAGTGTTTAAAGCGACATATGTGGACTTGAGACCTATTGGAGGCCATATGGCCGGGGTGGCTACTGTTTTAGGATTGCTTTCTCCTGGCGACCTGGTCTTTGAGATTCATTTAAAGGATTGGGGTCACGGTTTGGTTGGCCCTATGCGGACAGTGTCACATTTTAACCAGACCATCAGGGTTGACTCCATACCTTTTGATGAAGACCGCATGGTTGACTTAGATAATCTTCTTAAAATGATTCATGAGCAAAAGCCTAAAATGATCATCTTCGGCGGGTCAGGCATGTTATTTCCTGAGCCAATTAAAGAGGTAAAGGCAATTGCCCAACAAGAAGGGATCATTTTAGCCCACGATTCATCCCATGTGACTGGCCTGATTGCCGGGGGAGTGTTTCCTAATCCTTTAGACGAGGGTGTGGATGTAATGTTTGGCAGCACCCATAAATCATTTCCCGGTCCACAGGGTGGATTTATAGCTTCAAGGAACCTTGAATTATTTGAAAAAATTGGCAATACTTTAGCATCCGCTTTGGTAACCAGCCACCATTTGAACCGTCTCCCTGCTTTAGCTGTAGCCATGTTGGAAATGAAAAAATTCGGCAGGGCTTACGGGGAACAGGTTATCAAAAATTCCAAAGCTTTAGGTAAAGCTATGGAAGAATGTGGATTTAAGGTTGTAGGCGCAAGAAAAGGTTACTCTGAAACTCACCTTATTCTGGTAGATGTACGCGAGTTTGGCGGTGGCAAGAAAGTATCATTGCAGCTCGAAGAAGCTAATATCCTCTGCTCAGACGACTTTGGTCAACTGGACAATGAAATTAGGATTGGGACAGCGGAAGTCACCCGGCGGGGAATGAAAGAGGCGGAAATGAAGCAAATAGCCGAACTTATTAAGCGGGTAATAATTGATAAAGAAGACATTGCCGGCGTAGCAAAGGACGTAAGCAATTACGCCCGGATGTATCTTGGTTGTGAATATTCTTTATAA
- a CDS encoding DctP family TRAP transporter solute-binding subunit, whose amino-acid sequence MKMKKILVVLTSMLLIGTLLVGCGGKSGQSSGGNGSADAGKTYVWKFAHEEIDGSVQDLYVKKFKEIIEKKSNGKIKIEIYPVGQLGDATQQAELLQNGGIEFAIVSPGNTGTLVPENQLFSLHYLLSPNMEVNKKVMKESKALNEDLSKLYEEKNIKVLAYWTEGFMNWTSSKPLKKPEDFKGFKMRTMPSPMIVAAYEAYGANPTPVPYMEVYSGLQLNMIEGQENPLFAIEEMKFYEVQKYLTLSNHSLYVTTTATNPQFFNSLPKDIQQMVLDTVEELREYSFDIQQELNDKALEKIKSKSDIPIVELTPEETAAFREASMKARDKYVEMVGEKGKAIMEKLAQEVIEAEKAMQ is encoded by the coding sequence ATGAAAATGAAAAAAATTTTAGTGGTGTTGACGTCAATGTTATTAATTGGCACTTTACTCGTAGGTTGTGGCGGTAAGAGCGGGCAATCTTCCGGCGGAAACGGCAGTGCCGACGCGGGTAAAACTTATGTTTGGAAATTTGCCCATGAAGAGATTGACGGCAGTGTTCAAGACCTCTATGTTAAGAAATTTAAAGAGATCATTGAGAAGAAATCCAACGGAAAAATAAAAATTGAAATTTACCCGGTAGGACAGTTGGGTGATGCTACCCAACAAGCTGAACTGCTGCAAAACGGCGGTATTGAGTTTGCGATCGTGTCCCCTGGTAATACCGGTACATTAGTTCCGGAAAACCAGCTGTTTTCTCTGCATTACCTGTTATCTCCCAACATGGAAGTCAATAAGAAAGTTATGAAAGAAAGCAAGGCCTTAAATGAGGACCTTTCAAAACTGTATGAGGAAAAGAATATTAAGGTTCTAGCCTACTGGACTGAAGGGTTTATGAACTGGACCAGCAGCAAGCCCCTGAAGAAGCCTGAAGATTTTAAAGGCTTTAAAATGAGAACAATGCCCTCACCAATGATCGTAGCAGCATACGAAGCTTATGGCGCCAACCCGACCCCTGTGCCTTATATGGAAGTATACAGTGGCTTGCAGTTGAACATGATCGAAGGTCAGGAAAACCCGCTGTTTGCTATTGAAGAAATGAAGTTTTATGAAGTGCAAAAGTATCTGACACTTTCAAATCACAGCCTATACGTAACAACAACCGCAACAAATCCCCAGTTCTTTAATTCTCTGCCCAAAGATATTCAGCAAATGGTGTTAGACACCGTTGAAGAATTAAGAGAATATTCTTTTGATATTCAACAGGAGTTAAATGATAAAGCGCTGGAAAAAATCAAGAGCAAGAGCGATATTCCCATTGTTGAGCTCACACCTGAAGAGACTGCTGCTTTCAGGGAGGCAAGCATGAAAGCCAGAGATAAATATGTTGAAATGGTTGGCGAAAAAGGTAAGGCCATTATGGAGAAATTAGCTCAAGAAGTTATTGAAGCCGAAAAAGCAATGCAATAG
- a CDS encoding aldehyde ferredoxin oxidoreductase family protein — MFPDARILDVDLTNQRIGTKILPGEIYRLYPGGSALGVYLLLQEMEPGVDPLSPNNMLVFSVSPLTGLPISGISRVTVTTKSPLTGTIGDSQAGGFFPVHLKANGWDAVLFRGKAEKPVYLYIDGEKAELRPAEHLWGKVTGEAEKLIKEEIGDDRLEVAQIGPAGEKLVKYACIINMSNRANGRNGTGAVMGSKNLKAVAVKKAKPIAPFDKEGFSTLTKNILERLKNNPTVDGLGKYGTDGDLLGFHEAGFLPTKNWTTGWFPEGAEKITGTTMYDTILVERDTCYGCAVRCKRVVEVPGKVDPFYGGPEYETCATFGSYCGITSLETVALANQLCNMYGLDTISCGATIAFAMECYEKGLINKNDTGGLELNFGNSEVVPKLVEMIAKRKGFGDLLAEGSYRAAQKIGGDALSMTMSVKGQELPAHMPQFKPAVGLIYAVNPFGADHQSSEHDSFLTMPPDSQERRWIAQIGTWKGYEDTFELDDEKVRFAFDSQCYFSILDTLCLCQFVWGPCWELYGPSDLIDLCKYGIGWETSLFELMRVGERRINMMRYFNAREGFTKADDYLPERMFTPLPDGPSKGVCVDKEKFATALNTYYQFAGWDPETGNPTEATLRKLSLGWLLDK, encoded by the coding sequence ATGTTCCCAGATGCGAGAATCCTAGATGTTGACCTTACTAATCAAAGAATTGGCACAAAAATTCTTCCGGGAGAAATATATCGCCTTTACCCAGGCGGATCAGCATTAGGGGTCTATTTATTGCTGCAGGAAATGGAGCCAGGTGTAGATCCTTTATCTCCGAATAATATGCTTGTATTTTCTGTGTCACCGTTAACAGGCCTGCCCATTAGCGGGATAAGCCGGGTTACCGTTACTACAAAGAGCCCCTTAACAGGGACCATTGGAGACAGCCAAGCCGGTGGTTTTTTCCCGGTCCATCTCAAAGCTAACGGTTGGGATGCTGTGCTATTTAGGGGGAAGGCAGAAAAACCGGTATATCTTTATATTGACGGAGAAAAAGCGGAGCTAAGGCCTGCTGAACATCTCTGGGGCAAAGTAACCGGGGAAGCTGAAAAACTAATAAAAGAAGAAATTGGTGACGACCGTCTGGAGGTTGCCCAAATAGGGCCGGCTGGAGAGAAATTAGTGAAGTATGCATGTATTATCAACATGTCCAACAGGGCCAACGGGCGGAACGGAACCGGTGCAGTTATGGGTTCGAAAAATCTAAAAGCGGTAGCGGTTAAAAAAGCAAAGCCAATTGCTCCCTTTGATAAAGAAGGTTTTTCAACTTTAACAAAAAATATATTAGAAAGGCTGAAAAATAATCCGACTGTTGACGGCTTAGGTAAATATGGAACAGACGGAGATCTGCTGGGATTCCACGAGGCAGGATTTTTGCCCACCAAGAACTGGACTACCGGTTGGTTCCCGGAGGGTGCGGAGAAAATCACAGGTACAACTATGTACGATACAATTCTGGTTGAACGCGATACATGTTACGGCTGCGCGGTAAGATGCAAACGGGTGGTGGAAGTACCCGGTAAAGTGGATCCTTTCTATGGAGGACCGGAATACGAAACTTGTGCTACTTTTGGTTCCTATTGCGGAATTACCAGCCTTGAAACTGTAGCTTTGGCAAACCAATTATGCAATATGTACGGTCTTGATACAATTTCATGTGGTGCAACAATTGCATTTGCTATGGAGTGTTATGAAAAAGGACTGATTAATAAAAATGATACCGGTGGTTTAGAACTGAACTTCGGCAATAGTGAAGTTGTGCCAAAGCTTGTGGAAATGATTGCTAAGCGGAAAGGTTTCGGCGATTTGTTGGCTGAAGGAAGTTATCGGGCAGCCCAAAAAATCGGTGGCGACGCACTGAGCATGACCATGTCTGTAAAAGGCCAGGAACTGCCGGCCCACATGCCTCAGTTTAAACCGGCAGTTGGTCTAATTTACGCTGTAAATCCGTTCGGAGCTGACCATCAGTCCAGCGAGCATGATTCTTTCCTGACTATGCCCCCTGACAGCCAGGAAAGACGCTGGATAGCCCAAATTGGTACCTGGAAAGGATATGAAGACACCTTTGAACTCGATGATGAAAAAGTCCGTTTTGCTTTTGACAGCCAGTGCTATTTTTCAATCTTGGATACCCTCTGCCTATGTCAATTTGTCTGGGGCCCATGTTGGGAACTTTACGGGCCGTCGGATTTAATAGATTTGTGCAAATATGGCATCGGTTGGGAAACTTCGCTCTTTGAATTAATGCGCGTTGGCGAGCGCCGGATTAACATGATGCGGTATTTTAATGCCAGGGAAGGATTCACCAAAGCGGACGATTATCTGCCTGAGAGAATGTTTACTCCTCTACCTGACGGACCTTCCAAAGGGGTATGCGTAGATAAGGAAAAATTTGCGACTGCATTAAACACTTATTATCAGTTTGCCGGGTGGGATCCGGAAACCGGCAATCCAACAGAAGCAACGTTAAGAAAGCTCTCATTAGGCTGGCTCCTTGATAAGTAG
- the thiS gene encoding sulfur carrier protein ThiS codes for MLIYVNEQETTVPENFLLVDLLRELGFSNRVAIWINNVQILQRDYITRQLQENDRVRIVKPLAGG; via the coding sequence GTGTTAATCTATGTAAATGAACAGGAGACAACGGTGCCCGAAAATTTTTTGCTTGTTGATTTATTGCGGGAACTGGGTTTTAGTAACCGTGTGGCAATTTGGATTAATAACGTCCAAATTTTACAGAGAGATTACATTACGCGGCAATTGCAAGAGAATGACCGGGTACGAATTGTCAAACCTTTGGCGGGAGGATAG
- a CDS encoding cyclase family protein: MRVIDLTHVISPGMPVYPGTEPPLFASACTLEEHGFREMALRLYTHTGTHLDSPAHIFPGGLTVDLFPIGHFTGKGIVVDCSGLALGQKINLEQILLYREELSQVDFVLFYTGWSHKWGHAGYYKDFPVLTEKAVQFLLEFRIKGVGIDAISVDSVDASMLPIHKMLLSQNIIIVENLKNLEHLLNRKFIFNCFPLKIEGADGSPVRAVAFLEE, from the coding sequence ATGAGGGTAATTGATTTAACTCATGTTATTTCACCAGGGATGCCGGTTTACCCCGGTACGGAACCCCCGCTTTTTGCCAGCGCTTGCACTTTGGAAGAACACGGCTTCAGGGAAATGGCCCTTAGGTTGTATACTCATACGGGCACCCATCTGGACAGTCCAGCCCACATTTTTCCGGGTGGGCTGACTGTGGATTTGTTCCCCATCGGGCATTTTACAGGTAAGGGCATTGTCGTTGATTGTTCCGGTTTAGCCCTGGGACAGAAGATTAATTTGGAACAGATACTCCTATACCGGGAGGAATTGTCCCAGGTGGATTTTGTGCTCTTTTACACCGGCTGGAGCCATAAATGGGGGCATGCCGGATATTACAAGGATTTTCCCGTGCTGACGGAAAAAGCGGTTCAATTCTTGTTGGAATTCAGGATTAAAGGAGTGGGGATTGACGCCATCTCAGTAGATTCGGTTGATGCCTCGATGCTTCCTATCCATAAAATGCTTTTGAGCCAAAATATTATCATTGTTGAAAATCTAAAAAACCTGGAGCATTTACTTAACCGGAAATTCATCTTCAACTGCTTCCCTTTAAAGATTGAAGGAGCCGACGGCTCTCCCGTCCGGGCAGTGGCTTTTTTAGAAGAATAG
- a CDS encoding MFS transporter, translating into MIKASTGTNSTLRLLELLIFLLSIGEGLTAPAIPLLGQKLGASYSYIGFFMTGYAFAYALMTIIAGRLSDHLGRKRLLLFSTAVAMSATAGYYFASNAWLLMLFRALEGMSRGIFWPVAGALLADNTTSADSNLAAGRFSAAYGTGVALGNLWGGYLMQYVDLKAVFPFYPFLSLAAFFLVSWFLNENKVAQQAAYHKRLKTGSIAWQEIKRIWPICFVGFAYSGFLYSLSGLLSLVAVHYNVSYLGIGVIFALFWCCRLIAFVGAGWSAGRIGCKPVLLAGIALAALAAAMFLMARQFWLIAAAAVLGGIGTGIMYPLTVALIADSASPSYRGFDMGFMELTAALGMIIQTALAGILGQLGGVQITYLFALVVCLIAIVITALFVNDNFIQTDGGQHSLG; encoded by the coding sequence ATGATTAAGGCAAGCACTGGTACAAATTCAACGCTTCGCCTTTTGGAACTGCTTATTTTTTTGTTGTCCATAGGCGAGGGCTTAACAGCCCCTGCTATTCCACTTTTGGGACAAAAGCTGGGCGCTTCCTACAGTTATATCGGCTTTTTCATGACCGGTTATGCTTTTGCTTATGCTTTGATGACAATTATTGCCGGCAGATTGTCGGACCACCTGGGGAGGAAAAGATTATTGCTTTTTAGCACTGCGGTAGCTATGTCAGCAACTGCCGGCTATTACTTTGCTTCAAATGCCTGGCTTTTAATGCTTTTCAGGGCGTTGGAAGGGATGAGCAGGGGGATTTTCTGGCCTGTAGCAGGGGCCCTCTTAGCTGATAATACTACGTCAGCAGATAGCAATTTAGCTGCTGGCAGGTTTTCTGCCGCTTACGGCACAGGTGTGGCGTTGGGGAATCTCTGGGGGGGATATTTAATGCAGTATGTAGATTTAAAAGCAGTTTTTCCCTTTTACCCTTTCCTGTCTTTGGCGGCATTCTTTTTGGTCTCGTGGTTTCTTAATGAAAATAAAGTGGCGCAGCAAGCAGCATACCATAAAAGATTAAAAACGGGAAGCATTGCCTGGCAAGAAATTAAAAGGATTTGGCCTATTTGTTTTGTGGGATTTGCTTACTCCGGATTTCTTTACTCACTTTCCGGGTTGTTATCGCTGGTTGCTGTCCATTACAATGTTTCTTACCTGGGCATCGGGGTGATTTTTGCCCTATTCTGGTGCTGTCGCCTGATTGCATTTGTAGGGGCAGGTTGGTCAGCAGGCAGGATCGGATGCAAACCGGTGCTGCTGGCTGGGATTGCACTGGCGGCTTTGGCTGCGGCCATGTTTTTAATGGCTAGACAGTTCTGGCTTATTGCTGCTGCCGCTGTATTAGGGGGTATTGGAACAGGGATCATGTACCCTCTGACAGTTGCACTAATTGCGGATTCCGCTTCGCCAAGCTACCGTGGTTTTGATATGGGTTTTATGGAACTGACGGCTGCTTTAGGGATGATCATCCAAACTGCCTTGGCAGGCATATTGGGTCAACTGGGAGGTGTGCAGATAACCTACCTGTTTGCACTGGTGGTTTGTTTAATTGCCATTGTTATTACTGCTCTGTTTGTGAATGATAATTTTATACAAACTGATGGGGGACAACATTCCCTGGGCTAA
- a CDS encoding GntR family transcriptional regulator → MNNESFKHKSLSSIVVEYIRSKILSGEYKEGDHILEAEVAKELGTSRAPVREGIKELENQGLIKTIPRKGNYVVKLTMDDVKEVFDIRLLLENSVLEILINDNKLTEDDFQELERIIDDMIAISQEEKDEIHKILGINKKDMEFHKFLWQKSGSARRFKILSDLYSQLQMAMVIDTKLTGSLIKTAKDHYNIIKYLREKDLENCKKALKEHIVIYKDEAQAKRLQNPPA, encoded by the coding sequence ATGAATAATGAGAGTTTTAAACACAAAAGTTTAAGCTCCATTGTTGTTGAATATATCAGAAGCAAAATACTTTCAGGTGAATATAAAGAAGGGGATCATATCTTGGAAGCCGAAGTGGCTAAAGAGTTAGGTACCAGCCGGGCTCCCGTCCGTGAAGGAATAAAGGAGCTGGAAAACCAAGGATTAATAAAAACAATCCCCCGCAAAGGTAATTACGTTGTCAAATTAACAATGGATGATGTAAAGGAAGTCTTTGATATCAGGCTGCTCTTGGAAAACAGCGTGCTGGAAATCCTCATAAATGATAACAAATTAACCGAAGATGATTTCCAAGAGCTGGAACGTATCATCGACGACATGATCGCCATTTCCCAAGAGGAAAAAGACGAAATACACAAAATCCTGGGCATTAACAAAAAGGATATGGAGTTTCATAAATTCCTATGGCAAAAATCGGGCAGCGCCAGGCGTTTTAAAATCCTCTCCGATCTCTATTCTCAGCTGCAGATGGCTATGGTCATTGATACCAAATTGACAGGGAGCCTAATTAAAACTGCTAAGGATCATTATAACATTATTAAGTATTTACGGGAGAAAGATTTAGAAAATTGTAAGAAAGCGCTAAAAGAACATATTGTAATCTATAAGGATGAAGCGCAGGCGAAACGGCTACAAAACCCGCCGGCGTAA
- the purE gene encoding 5-(carboxyamino)imidazole ribonucleotide mutase, whose protein sequence is MSADIQVGIVMGSDSDLKIMKEAADVLEQFGIGYEVIIASAHRVPHVTARYAESAAERGLEVIIAGAGAAAHLPGVIAALTTLPVIGVPIRTAALGGMDSLYSIVQMPKGIPVATMAIDGAKNAGIFAAQILAVKYPELQEKLRAFKQKMAEEVQQKAEKLQRIGIKAYLEGRE, encoded by the coding sequence ATGTCCGCAGATATCCAAGTAGGTATTGTCATGGGCAGTGATTCAGACTTAAAAATTATGAAAGAGGCAGCCGACGTTTTGGAACAATTCGGCATCGGGTATGAAGTGATTATAGCTTCAGCCCACCGTGTTCCTCATGTTACAGCCCGGTACGCAGAGAGTGCAGCGGAGCGGGGGCTGGAGGTTATTATCGCCGGAGCGGGCGCTGCCGCCCACTTACCGGGGGTTATTGCCGCACTGACCACTTTACCGGTAATCGGGGTCCCAATTCGCACCGCAGCCTTGGGAGGTATGGACTCCTTATATTCCATTGTGCAGATGCCCAAAGGTATTCCAGTGGCTACCATGGCTATTGATGGCGCCAAGAATGCAGGGATTTTTGCGGCTCAGATTCTGGCCGTAAAATATCCTGAACTGCAAGAGAAACTTCGTGCTTTTAAACAAAAGATGGCTGAGGAAGTACAGCAAAAGGCGGAAAAACTGCAGCGCATAGGGATTAAAGCTTATTTGGAGGGCAGGGAATAG